A window of the Wolbachia endosymbiont (group A) of Pogonocherus hispidulus genome harbors these coding sequences:
- the rnhA gene encoding ribonuclease HI, protein MSKKEVIIYTDGACSGNPGAGGWAAIILFQDYRKDIYGREENTTNNKMELTAVINGLKVLKFSCSINLYTDSLYVKHGITEWINKWKMNGWKTSNKKSVKNMELWKELDNVASQHEIDWKWVKAHSGDKYNEEADSLARKAIIDA, encoded by the coding sequence ATGAGTAAAAAAGAAGTGATAATATACACGGATGGGGCGTGTTCTGGTAACCCTGGAGCGGGAGGATGGGCAGCTATCATATTATTTCAAGATTATAGAAAAGACATTTATGGTAGAGAAGAAAATACCACAAACAATAAAATGGAGTTAACAGCGGTGATCAATGGGCTGAAAGTATTGAAATTTTCTTGTAGTATTAATTTATATACGGATAGTCTTTATGTTAAGCATGGCATAACAGAATGGATAAATAAGTGGAAAATGAATGGCTGGAAAACAAGTAATAAAAAATCAGTAAAAAATATGGAATTGTGGAAAGAGCTAGACAACGTTGCTTCACAACACGAAATTGACTGGAAGTGGGTTAAAGCACACAGTGGCGATAAGTATAATGAGGAGGCTGATAGTTTAGCAAGAAAAGCAATAATCGATGCTTAA